The following coding sequences are from one Leishmania major strain Friedlin complete genome, chromosome 36 window:
- a CDS encoding putative DEAD box RNA helicase yields the protein MSSAPRKLTKAMREDDDGGNSGSRASMRAPSTSSVKHQSLGSELLDDEEFKAKTFQDLGLCQELCAACADAGWQHPTRIQASTITVFAEGRDLIGVAQTGSGKTGAYALPLVNWLLAQRKTPYLSVLVMVPTRELAQQVTAQFVLLGRSVGLRVATLVGGADMVEQACELSKRPHVVVGTPGRVKDHLSNTKGFKLVKLHALVLDEADKMLDMNYEKEIDAILEQLPQNRRTMLFSATLSTKIDRLQKASLRDPVLLQVHRKNTTVDTLKQYYIFAPFAQMLSYLHLFLTKETGNHILIFCRSAALVHKITLTLRILGHRALPLMGRMDQSNRNIALTKFKEGKVRMLICTDVAQRGLDIPHTDVVVNFSLPDHVEDYIHRVGRTARAGAEGKAVNLISQYDIVLLQKIEQQTGVKCVEYPSLPESEVQLVLQRVEDAEQEAIREIREDAEERSLEKESRQLTTARKGKRDRGDADMGYDDAKHGTSDFATLRMRREHESIFEMTKKEQHKSLWAKRREAKRQAKSR from the coding sequence atgtcGTCAGCACCGCGCAAGCTCACCAAGGCTATGCGCGAGGATGATGACGGGGGCAATAGTGGGAGCAGAGCCTCCATGCGAGCCCCGAGCACCTCCAGTGTCAAGCACCAAAGCCTCGGCTCTGAGCTTTTGGATGACGAGGAGTTCAAGGCGAAGACATTCCAGGACCTTGGTCTGTGCCAGGAGCTTTGTGCGGCGTGCGCCGATGCTGGCTGGCAGCACCCGACTCGCATTCAGGCCTCCACTATCACCGTCTTTGCCGAGGGCCGCGACCTCATTGGTGTGGCGCAGACTGGTAGCGGCAAAACCGGCGCCTATGCGCTGCCCCTGGTGAACTGGCTGCTGGCCCAACGCAAGACGCCGTACCTCTCTGTCCTCGTGATGGTGCCCACGcgcgagctggcgcagcaggtgacGGCCCAGTTTGTACTGCTTGGCCGCAGCGTCGGACTGCGTGTGGCGACCCTGGTGGGTGGCGCGGACATGGTCGAGCAGGCCTGTGAGCTGAGCAAGCGGCCGCATGTCGTCGTCGGAACCCCTGGCCGTGTAAAAGACCACCTCAGCAACACGAAGGGCTTCAAGCTCGTCAAGCTGCACGCCTTAGTGCTGGATGAGGCGGACAAGATGCTCGATATGAACTACGAGAAAGAGATCGACGCCATtctggagcagctgccgcagaacCGCCGCACCATGCTCTTTTCTGCTACGCTGAGCACCAAGATTGACCGTCTCCAGAAGGCATCGCTGCGGGacccggtgctgctgcaggtgcaccGCAAGAACACCACCGTGGACACACTTAAGCAGTACTACATCTTCGCGCCGTTTGCGCAGATGCTCTCCTACCTGCACCTCTTCCTAACGAAGGAGACGGGCAACCACATCCTCATTTTTTGTCGAAGCGCGGCTTTGGTGCACAAGATCACGCTGACGCTCCGCATCTTGGGCCACCGCGCGTTGCCTCTGATGGGTCGCATGGACCAAAGCAACCGCAACATCGCGCTCACCAAGTTCAAAGAGGGAAAGGTGAGGATGCTTATTTGCACCgatgtcgcgcagcgcggttTGGACATACCTCACACGGATGTCGTCGTGAACTTCTCGCTGCCTGACCATGTCGAGGACTATATCCACCGCGTGGGTCGCACAGCTCGCGCTGGGGCCGAAGGCAAGGCCGTGAATCTCATTAGCCAGTACGACATTGTACTGCTGCAAAAGATCGAGCAGCAAACAGGCGTCAAGTGCGTCGAgtacccctccctcccggAGAGCGAGGTGCAGCTGGTCCTCCAGCGTGTTGAGGATGCAGAGCAGGAGGCCATCCGCGAAATCCGCGAGGATGCCGAGGAGAGGAGCTTGGAGAAGGAGTCGCGGCAGCTGACGACGGCGCGGAAAGGCAAGCGAgaccgcggcgacgccgacatGGGCTACGACGATGCCAAACACGGTACGAGCGACTTCGCAACactgcgcatgcgccgcgaaCACGAGTCCATCTTCGAGATGACCAAAAAGGAACAGCACAAATCTCTGTGGGCGAAGCGGCGGGAGGCAAAGCGGCAAGCGAAATCGCGATAG
- a CDS encoding putative DEAD box RNA helicase, translated as MSARAPTSSLEGHSDKAAEAAAEQSTKKRRRLRHHRCKAAREAASNTADVPYDELAETVEKNDDAHSVEEAQAAASNVASTKRSEKRRREENSDDDDEADADATTSSARPCHPHKRGAAEGGKTSSPSASASPAALSSPNGSTAVSMTQRNKELAKSIPAVTDYKSLQLNPHIVSALEQEFKFKELTPIQSRCIPAALQGRDLLAEAKTGAGKTLAFLIPIVEIVCRSGFRPSNGTAAIIIGPTRELCLQIEGVLLKLLKHFNGSLTFLCCIGGQSRNQEGFKLANGIMIVVASPGRLLDHLKLTTDWHTKNLLLLAVDEADRVLDNGFEEDMREIVALLPKNRQTFLFSATQTTRVEQLARISFHKTPIFISMKSKKDKATVDTLEQGYVVCTSEQRLLVLYHFVKKNLKKKVIVFFSSRNSVSFHCELFNYIDVPCIAFHGKQKQHQRSATYMQFCNAPSGVLFTTDVAARGLDIPEVDWIVQFDPPDDPVKYVHRVGRTARAGRCGNALMFLLPQEELFLKYLYDDAKVKVNEYIFDLTKLKENVQGQLEQLVSSNYYLRTSARQAYEGYLLSYSSCQLKNVFNIQHLDLAAVARGFALSEPPPIKMDLSQSAAHMSKKSRHEFSAMRHTKDAKRRDVNAKSMNKRHQNISGEW; from the coding sequence ATGTCGGCGAGGGCACCTACGTCGTCGTTAGAGGGCCACAGCGACAAGGCCGCagaggctgctgcggagcAGTCCACAAAgaagcgccgccgtcttcgccaccaccgaTGCAAGGCCGCACGAGAAGCTGCCTCAAACACTGCCGATGTACCGTACGACGAGCTTGCCGAGACGGTGGAGAAGAACGATGACGCGCATTCGGtagaggaggcgcaggcggcggcgtctaACGTGGCGTCGACGAAGCGTTCGGAGAAGCGACGCCGTGAGGAgaacagcgacgacgatgacgaggcgGACGCGGATGCGACGACATCGAGCGCGCGTCCGTGTCACCCCCACaagcgcggcgcggcggagggagggaagacgTCGTccccctctgcctccgcGTCCCCTGCTGCGTTGTCGTCGCCGAACGGCTCCACAGCGGTAAGCATGACGCAGCGCAACAAGGAGCTGGCCAAGTCCATCCCTGCCGTCACGGACTACAAGTCACTGCAGCTGAACCCCCACATAGTGTCTGCTCTGGAGCAGGAGTTCAAGTTCAAGGAACTGACGCCGATTCAGTCTCGCTGCATtcctgctgcgctgcagggACGCGATCTCCTCGCTGAGGCGAAGACCGGCGCTGGTAAGACGCTGGCGTTCTTGATTCCAATTGTCGAGATCGTCTGCCGCTCCGGCTTCCGCCCCAGCaacggcacggcggccatcATCATCGGGCCCACCCGTGAGCTCTGCCTGCAGATTGAGGGtgtgctgctgaagctgctgaagcacTTCAACGGCTCTTTGACGTTCTTGTGCTGCATTGGTGGCCAGAGCCGCAACCAAGAGGGCTTCAAGCTTGCCAACGGCATCATGATCGTGGTCGCCTCCCCTGGCCGCCTGCTAGACCACTTGAAGTTGACGACGGACTGGCACACAAAGAACCTActgctgctcgccgtcgacgaggcAGATCGCGTGCTCGACAACGGCTTTGAGGAGGACATGCGCGAGATCGTGGCCCTGCTGCCCAAGAACCGCCAGACGTTCTTGTTTTCTGCCACGCAGACGACGCGTGTCGAGCAGCTCGCGCGCATCTCGTTTCACAAGACGCCGATCTTCATCTCCATGAAGAGCAAGAAGGACAAGGCCACCGTGGACACGTTGGAGCAGGGCTACGTCGTGTGCACCAGCGAGCAGCGTCTGCTCGTGCTCTACCACTTTGTGAAAAAGAACCTGAAGAAGAAGGTCATCGTTTTCTTCAGCAGCCGAAACAGCGTCAGCTTCCACTGCGAGCTCTTCAACTACATCGACGTGCCCTGCATCGCTTTCCACGGCAAGCAaaagcagcaccagcgctcCGCGACGTACATGCAGTTTTGCAACGCACCGAGTGGCGTGCTCTTCACGACCGATGTCGCGGCACGCGGTCTCGACATTCCCGAGGTGGACTGGATTGTGCAATTCGACCCCCCGGATGATCCGGTGAAGTACGTGCACCGTGTCGGGCGAACCGCGCGCGCTGGGCGCTGTGGTAACGCGCTCATGTTTCTGCTTCCGCAGGAGGAGCTGTTCCTCAAGTACCTCTACGATGATGCCAAGGTGAAGGTGAACGAGTACATCTTCGATTTGACAAAGCTAAAAGAAAACGTGCAGGggcagctggagcagctggtgAGCTCCAACTACTACCTGCGCACTTCGGCGCGGCAGGCATACGAGGGCTACTTGCTGAGCTACAGTAGCTGCCAGCTGAAAAATGTGTTCAACATCCAACACCTCGACctcgctgcggtggcgcgcggGTTTGCACTGAGtgagccgccgccgatcaAGATGGACCTCTCGCAGTCCGCTGCACACATGAGCAAGAAGTCGCGACACGAGTTTAGCGCCATGCGCCACACCAAGGACGCTAAGCGACGTGATGTGAACGCGAAGTCGATGAACAAGCGGCATCAGAACATCAGTGGGGAGTGGTGA
- a CDS encoding putative endochitinase, translating to MAICVGSRLGVVRALLVVAIVCGLRAAAVTAEESSLSSPIVCTCRCCYQGGCSPLTNVSWTVSSCSECSTKMCNEYISSQQVRADTARLFEGIQGEKPLNDTVVVQECEVIAVLEAATCTTKSCKRTSTIKAECYDRNAPLIKYSIISFVLLTIFAVILGIIKNYIPVFQSLNEKYFNY from the coding sequence ATGGCGATCTGTGTCGGGTCGCGACTTGGtgtggtgcgtgcgctcTTGGTTGTGGCGATTGTGTGCGGCCtacgtgccgctgccgtcacgGCTGAGGAGTCTTCGTTGTCGAGCCCTAttgtgtgcacgtgtcgctgctgctaccaGGGTGGGTGCAGCCCGCTCACGAATGTGTCGTGGACCgtcagctcctgcagcgagTGCTCCACCAAGATGTGCAATGAATACATCTCTAGCCAGCAGGTGCGCGCAGATACGGCGCGCCTGTTCGAGGGGATCCAGGGTGAAAAGCCCTTGAACGACACCGTTGTGGTGCAGGAGTGCGAGGTGATtgccgtgctggaggcggccaCGTGCACGACGAAGAGCTGCAAGCGAACGTCAACCATCAAGGCGGAGTGCTACGATCGAAACGCACCTCTCATCAAGTACTCCATCATTTCGTTTGTGCTGCTCACCATCTTCGCTGTTATCTTAGGTATCATCAAGAACTACATCCCCGTCTTCCAGTCCCTGAATGAGAAGTACTTCAACTATTGA
- a CDS encoding putative exoribonuclease 2, with the protein MGIAGFFLWLQRWYGDCIDNIPQDVVDAAFKGQALPHSHASAYSYDNFYVDMNGLIHPCCHDTAPLPEPENEEEMFERMFDQLDLLVRVVRPKKCLVLCVDGVAPRSKMNQQRSRRFRAADERLESDAISNACADSIVSEYHLPRPRVRERWDHNVITPSTAFMERVALALEWYIMKKLNEDAAWRHLTVVFSDAHVPGEGEHKIMQYIRGLRSQPGYDYNTSHVIHGMDADLICLGLSTHEKHVCILRNQLTETFQPDHNRFCYFNLSTYREKLMQDFANIEGMQFERVVDDFIFLCFFVGNDFLPHVPLVSIKTRGIEMLLDHYVRDFALHGYLTQLGEVDYAHLHIFLMNFTSKCMMKLTKEYYGVVRAKERAKQHVEERVTKTEAQVSEVLGTLLPDRSNAQEVSDALLGLMSSARKERTRFVVDKQPLGFSYLDKTYRDAYYQHKFGWDPSTNRAAFESQIRLCCAEYLRGMQWVMRYYTKGCPSWEWYFPYHYAPLLQDLAAFTATVNVEMRMSAPLHPVEQLLAVLPRLSVHALPEELHEAVNDPKSVLGKFYPAIVDVDFSEANFSYQGVLRIPFINCEALSKACRQLVELEEDFGSTFLYCHESTSLAKQLDALTGPSNSALPLATGLAPPVVPIPSSVASTMPIAGRMGRYEAEWPRHEELQCPDPGMAKSTRYGGRIQSNRVNQYRYELSTQADYRPVLMGEENATKNGAAAAASKPSKRLEKEQSPPRHRKRGRDADHVANSNDAKRKRGSSRHDDDGRDRRERHRSNGEREQNGESRRRSKDGNTCEASSSSRHTSSSKHCSGHDDDARRSSELRHRSKEGKKRSSQHQTRSRESKSEAQPAPSSSSSRRAKKSRETKKVPRPSEKMASTKPSRHGHRQQRA; encoded by the coding sequence ATGGGCATTGCTGGGTTCTTTTTgtggctgcagcgatggTACGGCGACTGCATCGACAACATCCCACAGGATGTGGTAGATGCTGCCTTCAAGGGTCAGGCGCTTCCGCACAGTCATGCCAGTGCGTACTCGTACGACAACTTTTATGTGGACATGAACGGGTTGATTCACCCTTGCTGCCACGatacggcgccgctgccggagccagagaacgaggaggagatgtTTGAGCGCATGTTTGACCAGCTTGACCTCCTCGTCAGGGTGGTGCGTCCGAAGAAGTGCCTTGTGCTGTgcgtcgacggcgtcgctccACGTAGCAAGATGAATCAACAGCGCAGCCGTCGCTTCCGCGCCGCAGACGAGCGCCTGGAGAGCGACGCCATCTCGAACGCCTGCGCAGACAGCATCGTCTCCGAGTATCACCTTCCCCGGCCCCGCGTCCGGGAACGCTGGGACCACAACGTCATAACCCCGTCCACGGCGTTCATGGAGCGCGTTGCCCTCGCGCTTGAGTGGTACATTATGAAGAAGCTGAACGAGGACGCCGCATGGCGCCATTTGACGGTCGTCTTCTCGGACGCGCACGTTCcgggcgagggcgagcacAAGATCATGCAATACATCCGCGGCCTGCGCTCGCAGCCCGGCTATGACTACAACACTAGCCACGTCATTCACGGCATGGATGCCGACCTCATCTGCCTCGGGCTGTCGACGCACGAGAAACATGTCTGCATCTTGCGCAACCAGCTCACCGAGACCTTCCAGCCAGATCACAATCGGTTCTGCTACTTCAACCTAAGCACGTACCGCGAGAAGCTCATGCAGGACTTTGCGAACATCGAGGGCATGCAGTTCGAGCGCGTCGTTGACGACTTCATCTTTCTCTGCTTCTTCGTCGGCAACGATTTCTTGCCGCACGTGCCGCTCGTGTCCATCAAGACGCGTGGCATCGAGATGCTCCTCGACCACTACGTGCGCGACTTCGCGCTGCACGGCTACTTGACCCAGCTCGGCGAGGTGGACTACGCCCACCTGCACATCTTCCTCATGAACTTCACCTCCAAATGCATGATGAAGTTGACGAAGGAGTACTACGGCGTCGTCCGCGCTAAGGAGCGCGCGAAGCAGCACGTCGAGGAGCGCGTCACCAAGACGGAGGCGCAAGTATCGGAGGTGCTGGGGACCTTGCTGCCAGATCGCAGCAACGCACAAGAGGTCAGTGACGCGTTACTGGGGCTCATGTCATCTGCGCGGAAAGAGCGCACCCGCTTCGTCGTGGACAAGCAGCCGCTGGGGTTCTCCTACCTCGACAAGACGTACCGCGACGCGTATTACCAGCACAAGTTCGGCTGGGACCCGTCGACCAACCGTGCCGCCTTCGAGAGCCAAATTCGGCTCTGCTGTGCCGAGTACCTGCGTGGGATGCAGTGGGTGATGCGCTACTACACGAAGGGGTGCCCATCGTGGGAGTGGTACTTTCCGTACCACTACGCCCCGCTACTGCAGGACTTGGCGGCGTTCACGGCGACGGTGAACGTCGAAATGCGCATGAGCGCCCCTCTTCACCCAGtagagcagctgctggcggtgctgccgcggctgagCGTGCACGCCCTGCCTGAGGAGCTGCACGAGGCCGTGAACGACCCCAAGTCCGTCCTGGGTAAGTTCTACCCCGCCATCGTCGATGTCGACTTTAGCGAAGCCAACTTCTCGTACCAAGGGGTACTGCGTATTCCTTTCATCAACTGCGAGGCCCTCAGCAAGGCGTGCCGACAGCTGGTTGAGTTGGAGGAGGACTTTGGCAGCACATTCCTCTACTGCCATGAGTCCACCTCACTGGCGAAGCAGCTAGACGCTCTGACTGGGCCAAGCAACAGCGCATTACCGCTGGCGACCGGCttggcgccgccggtggtgccgaTCCCCTCCTCGGTGGCATCGACGATGCCGATTGCCGGCCGAATGGGACGCTATGAGGCGGAGTGGCCTCGACacgaggagctgcagtgCCCCGACCCGGGCATGGCCAAGTCCACGCGCTACGGTGGACGCATCCAGTCGAACCGGGTGAACCAGTACCGTTACGAGCTCAGCACACAGGCCGACTACCGTCCCGTGCTCATGGGCGAGGAGAACGCGACCAAAaacggggcggcggcggccgcatcgAAGCCGTCCAAGCGACTGGAAAAGGAACAGTCAccaccgcggcaccgcaaGCGGGGTCGCGATGCAGACCACGTCGCCAACAGTAACGACGCTAAACGCAAGAGAGGCTCCAGCCGGCACGATGACGACGGCAGGGACAGGCgtgagcgccaccgcagcaacggcgagAGGGAGCAGAATGGCGAgagccggcgccgcagcaagGACGGCAACACGTGTGaggcctcttcctcctcgcgtCACACCTCATCTTCCAAGCATTGCTCGGGCCACGATGACGACgctcggcgcagcagcgagttGAGGCATCGCTCCaaggaggggaagaagaggagctCGCAGCACCAGACTCGATCTCGCGAGAGTAAAAGCGAGGCTCAACCCGCACCCTCGTCTTCGTCATCTCGACGCGCCAAGAAGAGCCGCGAAACGAAGAAGGTACCGCGGCCGTCCGAAAAGATGGCGTCGACCAAGCCGTCGCGGCACGGTcatcgacagcagcgcgcgtga
- a CDS encoding putative ras-like small GTPases, protein MAGDFFMSCSTDESAFMPEIRVVVLGDAKVGKTALLRQYLHHEQPSRSTGHESTLLDSYTHIDYCGMQPYRLIFTDCSSAPSFHEHRAAYLAKCDVVILVYSVRHRKTLLNLRHWMEEVLEARGLTRPARCASTTGDFGEVPIFVVGTHYGEKDSLEATNPTGTDEAESITKECLQSAGYFINENDADTEEALRSNSARPQKARQRHQQRQGPKEKRSPRTFHDLLHKLFHINADGEGRDAGALKKPTSDEVTAFQQRQPASAVRNNGCLSLASSTPMLLQPKSDTTNNKTKSSNAKSTLRIPPGASTRLPLFQLSNTDGKAVDMAVRASLTLYLWLQRHEGDSVALSAAHTPQSSFATASKPEDAAAQSAPPHESSKSADDGAGAATESTAAPLTVLSATLRAHAISRALHASYVNERSVASFIPPMLALYNLGVSGSVCGESTESQALRHSRGAFYVMQTAGSSAPAAQQPLQANSITEPSHETAFSCCGNGSSEVTVGARNDVKTTDQTAFGEVCSQARARRGKRTEDRAPSYSSNVNSVRKEGKKDDAAHSGYLQTSMPKTAEPVSSPELGDTAVSGASIKAGELMKGKTHGCLSSPGTNPAAAPNADSREVNSAAGKAGGELSTISGPMMPDGALPLSTAPSVATRSRGDAVTGGGIVAASQQPTLRVRKEMGVGKEGDGAGTDYRGDLPTRKSEPVTKLPVECEPDRDPSSFPILRQSRENDSAGVSAVRAASAGPLASPAHTPNSHNHAPFAAKLSPMDECVPSRSPSSTANTGIGTDKSEAVSNKSAQEREPVTVSWPPRSSSAAREPQASQSEPRRPQKSRQAKLNGTRNPKHWRRPVISIRILIGRQQKQKTTQCTVGGCAGM, encoded by the coding sequence ATGGCAGGTGACTTCTTCATGTCTTGTAGCACGGATGAAAGCGCCTTTATGCCAGAGATCCGTGTCGTGGTGCTGGGGGACGCGAAGGTCGGCAAGACAGCGTTGCTGCGGCAGTACCTCCACCACGAACAGCCTTCCCGGTCGACCGGTCATGAGTCGACGCTGCTAGATTCTTACACCCACATCGACTACTGTGGTATGCAGCCGTATCGACTGATCTTCACAGattgcagcagcgctccaTCCTTTCACGAGCATCGCGCTGCATATCTGGCCAAGTGCGACGTCGTCATTCTTGTCTACTCGGTGCGTCATCGCAAGACGCTGCTGAATTTGCGCCACTggatggaggaggtgctggaggcaCGCGGCTTGACCCGGCCGGCGCGGTGTGCCTCCACCACCGGCGACTTCGGCGAGGTACCCATCTTCGTTGTAGGGACACACTACGGGGAAAAGGACTCATTGGAGGCGACGAACCCGACAGGCAcggacgaggcggagagcaTCACGAAGGAGTGCCTCCAGTCTGCCGGCTATTTCATCAACGAGAACGACGCCGACACTGAGGAGGCGCTCCGCTCGAACTCGGCGCGGCCACAGAAAGCGCGGCAacgacatcagcagcgacagggGCCAAAGGAGAAACGCTCTCCTCGCACTTTCCACGACTTGTTGCACAAACTCTTCCACATCAACGCGGACGGCGAGGGCAGAGACGCAGGAGCTCTGAAGAAGCCAACATCCGACGAGGTGACGGCTTttcagcagcgtcagccAGCATCTGCCGTCCGCAACAACGGCTGCCTTTCGCTAGCGTCATCGACtccgatgctgctgcagcccaAATCCGACAccaccaacaacaaaaccaAGTCGAGCAACGCCAAATCAACGCTGCGTATCCCTCCCGGCGCGTCGACGCGCTTGCCGCTCTTTCAGCTCTCCAACACAGATGGCAAAGCGGTCGACATGGCGGTGCGCGCTTCTCTCACACTGTATCTTTGGCTGCAGAGACATGAGGGCGACAGTGTGGCGCTATCTGCGGCGCATACTCCACAAAGCAGCTTCGCGACTGCCTCTAAGCCcgaagacgctgctgcgcaaagTGCCCCGCCGCACGAAAGCAGCAAGAGTGCGGAcgatggcgccggcgccgccactgaGAGCACTGCCGCGCCGTTGACGGTGTTGTCTGCGActctgcgcgcacacgccatcTCGAGGGCCTTGCATGCGTCCTACGTTAACGAGCGCTCTGTTGCGTCCTTCATACCGCCCATGCTTGCCTTGTACAACCTCGGTGTCAGTGGCTCTGTCTGTGGCGAGTCAACGGAGAGCCAGGCGCTCAGGCACAGTCGAGGTGCTTTCTACGTGATGCAGACGGCCGGCAGCTCGGCtccggcagcgcagcagccactgcaGGCTAACAGCATCACAGAGCCATCACATGAGAccgccttctcctgctgTGGtaacggcagcagcgaagtCACTGTCGGTGCAAGAAATGATGTAAAGACGACTGACCAGACGGCCTTCGGTGAAGTCTGCAGCCAAGCCCGTGCGCGCCGTGGCAAGAGGACAGAGGATAGGGCACCGTCGTATTCATCCAACGTCAACTCGGTACGCAAAGAGGGAAAGAAAGATGATGCAGCGCACTCGGGTTATCTGCAGACGTCGATGCCGAAAACGGCCGAGCCAGTGTCCTCACCCGAGCTAGGCGACACCGCGGTGTCGGGCGCATCGATAAAGGCGGGCGAGCTCATGAAGGGAAAGACGCACGGCTGTCTTTCCTCACCGGGCACAaacccagcagcagcgcctaaCGCGGACTCCAGGGAGGTCAACAGCGCGGCTGGTAAGGCGGGTGGCGAGCTCTCGACCATTTCCGGCCCCATGATGCCAGACGGTGCGTTGCCCTTATCAACGGCGCCCAGCGTCGCTACGAGGTCGCGCGGAGACGCTGTCACAGGCGGTGGTATCGTTGCCGcttcgcagcagccgacGTTGCGAGTGCGGAAGGAGATGGGCGTTGGCAAGGAAGGTGATGGCGCCGGCACAGACTACCGTGGCGACCTACCGACAAGGAAGTCTGAACCTGTAACCAAGTTGCCCGTGGAGTGCGAGCCCGATAGAGACCCCAGCTCGTTTCCCATATTGCGACAGAGTAGAGAAAATGACAGCGCTGGAGTATCGGCAGTGCGCGCGGCGTCTGCGGGGCCGCTGGCTtcgccagcacacacacccaaCAGCCACAACCACGCCCCGTTCGCTGCGAAGCTGTCTCCGATGGACGAATGCGTGCCTTCAAGGTCTCCATCTTCGACTGCGAACACAGGCATAGGAACTGACAAGAGTGAGGCAGTCAGCAACAAGTCAGCGCAAGAGCGAGAGCCCGTCACGGTGTCTTGGCCACCGCGGTCCAGTTCGGCGGCGCGCGAACCACAGGCATCACAGTCGGAGCCCCGCCGACCGCAGAAAAGCCGCCAGGCGAAGTTGAACGGCACAAGGAACCCCAAGCATTGGAGAAGGCCTGTCATTTCGATCCGCATACTCAtcgggcggcagcagaagcaaAAGACAACTCAGTGCACCGTGGGCGGTTGCGCCGGCATGTAA